A region from the Branchiostoma floridae strain S238N-H82 chromosome 9, Bfl_VNyyK, whole genome shotgun sequence genome encodes:
- the LOC118422887 gene encoding calcipressin-2-like isoform X2: MVLNKGEMDGTANGAPNSEEMEIEEELGPEEEEEGEVEAQEELPTALHVVNVPDELFGDLAVRNAFEGLFMAYSDRASFSYLKSFRRARVYFPTSDEAARARVELHLKEFMEKELKVYFVQMEPSSRDRDPHLRPPTPEKQFLISPPASPPVDWEPITEQHHVNYDLLTALAQLSPGEPHELIPAEGDKPSIVIHVCEDTPEQRAMGLEKPRIVQTRRPDISES; encoded by the exons ATGGTC CTGAACAAAGGAGAAATGGACGGCACAGCAAATGGTGCTCCTAACAGTGAGGAGATGGAGATAGAGGAGGAGCTTGGtccagaggaggaggaggagggagagGTGGAGGCTCAGGAGGAACTCCCCACAGCTCTACATGTGGTCAATGTACCAGATGAGCTGTTTGGGGACCTAGCTGTCAGG AACGCGTTCGAGGGTCTCTTTATGGCCTACAGCGACAGAGCGTCTTTCTCGTACCTGAAGAGCTTTCGGCGAGCGAGAGTTTACTTCCCGACGTCGGACGAGGCAGCGAGAGCGAGAGTCGAGCTGCATCTCAAGGAATTCATGGAGAAGGAGCTAAAGGTGTACTTTGTGCAG ATGGAGCCGTCCAGCAGAGACAGAGACCCCCACCTGCGCCCCCCCACCCCAGAGAAACAGTTCCTCATCTCTCCGCCAGCCTCACCGCCCGTCGACTGGGAACCAATCACTGAGCAGCACCACGTGAACTATGACCTCCTCACAGCACTGGCACAGCTGTCACCAG GTGAGCCACACGAGTTGATCCCTGCCGAGGGCGACAAGCCGAGCATCGTGATCCACGTGTGTGAGGACACGCCCGAGCAGCGCGCCATGGGCCTGGAGAAACCTCGCATCGTGCAGACCAGGAGACCCGACATCTCCGAGTCATGA
- the LOC118422887 gene encoding calcipressin-2-like isoform X1 produces the protein MVLNKGEMDGTANGAPNSEEMEIEEELGPEEEEEGEVEAQEELPTALHVVNVPDELFGDLAVRNAFEGLFMAYSDRASFSYLKSFRRARVYFPTSDEAARARVELHLKEFMEKELKVYFVQMEPSSRDRDPHLRPPTPEKQFLISPPASPPVDWEPITEQHHVNYDLLTALAQLSPGEPHELIPAEGDKPSIVIHVCEDTPEQRAMGLEKPRIVQTRRPDISES, from the exons ATGGTCCTGAACAAAGGAGAAATGGACGGCACAGCAAATGGTGCTCCTAACAGTGAGGAGATGGAGATAGAGGAGGAGCTTGGtccagaggaggaggaggagggagagGTGGAGGCTCAGGAGGAACTCCCCACAGCTCTACATGTGGTCAATGTACCAGATGAGCTGTTTGGGGACCTAGCTGTCAGG AACGCGTTCGAGGGTCTCTTTATGGCCTACAGCGACAGAGCGTCTTTCTCGTACCTGAAGAGCTTTCGGCGAGCGAGAGTTTACTTCCCGACGTCGGACGAGGCAGCGAGAGCGAGAGTCGAGCTGCATCTCAAGGAATTCATGGAGAAGGAGCTAAAGGTGTACTTTGTGCAG ATGGAGCCGTCCAGCAGAGACAGAGACCCCCACCTGCGCCCCCCCACCCCAGAGAAACAGTTCCTCATCTCTCCGCCAGCCTCACCGCCCGTCGACTGGGAACCAATCACTGAGCAGCACCACGTGAACTATGACCTCCTCACAGCACTGGCACAGCTGTCACCAG GTGAGCCACACGAGTTGATCCCTGCCGAGGGCGACAAGCCGAGCATCGTGATCCACGTGTGTGAGGACACGCCCGAGCAGCGCGCCATGGGCCTGGAGAAACCTCGCATCGTGCAGACCAGGAGACCCGACATCTCCGAGTCATGA
- the LOC118422886 gene encoding RWD domain-containing protein 1-like isoform X1, producing the protein MTDYEEDQRNEIEALESIYPDIFEILETEPPCFRLSVLAEADSYEECDPLGVDLQFTYVPTYPDAPPDMEVLSPQNLTEEDVSTIQELLQQQAEENLGMVMVFTLVSAVQERLSELVEEKKKQAEEERERKQREEEEKEKKRFEGTRVNIETFLAWKARFDQEMAEKKKSKKDEDNSKKLSGKQLFERDTSLNDSDARFLDNEDITLGAGDESVEVDESLFQDMADLDLDEDLDLED; encoded by the exons ATGACAGACTACGAGGAAGACCAGAGGAATGAGATAGAAGCGCTAGAATCTATTTATCCAGACATTTTTGAAA TTCTAGAGACGGAGCCACCCTGTTTCAGGCTATCCGTGTTGGCTGAGGCAGACAGCTATGAAG AATGCGACCCCCTCGGAGTTGACCTGCAGTTCACGTACGTCCCCACCTACCCTGATGCCCCTCCTGACATGGAGGTGTTGTCACCACAGAACCTTACAGAGGAGGACGTCAGCACTATACAGGAGCTGCtacaacaacag GCTGAGGAGAACCTGGGCATGGTGATGGTGTTCACCCTGGTGTCAGCTGTGCAGGAGAGACTGAGTGAACTGgtggaggagaagaagaaacaggcAGAAGAAGAGAGGGAAAGAAAACAGagagaagaagaggagaaagaaaag AAAAGATTTGAGGGTACCCGAGTTAATATAGAAACCTTTCTGGCGTGGAAAGCCAGGTTTGACCAAGAAATGGCTGAAAAGAAGAAGTCTAAAAAAGATGAAGACAACAGTAAAAAGTTATCAG GAAAACAACTATTTGAAAGAGATACATCTCTGAACGACTCAGATGCAAGATTTTTGGACAATGAAG ACATTACTCTTGGTGCAGGTGATGAGAGTGTGGAGGTCGACGAGTCTCTATTCCAAGACATGGCCGATCTTGATCTTGATGAGGACCTTGACCTTGAAGACTGA
- the LOC118422886 gene encoding RWD domain-containing protein 1-like isoform X2: MTDYEEDQRNEIEALESIYPDIFEILETEPPCFRLSVLAEADSYEECDPLGVDLQFTYVPTYPDAPPDMEVLSPQNLTEEDVSTIQELLQQQAEENLGMVMVFTLVSAVQERLSELVEEKKKQAEEERERKQREEEEKEKKRFEGTRVNIETFLAWKARFDQEMAEKKKSKKDEDNSKKLSGKQLFERDTSLNDSDARFLDNEGDESVEVDESLFQDMADLDLDEDLDLED, translated from the exons ATGACAGACTACGAGGAAGACCAGAGGAATGAGATAGAAGCGCTAGAATCTATTTATCCAGACATTTTTGAAA TTCTAGAGACGGAGCCACCCTGTTTCAGGCTATCCGTGTTGGCTGAGGCAGACAGCTATGAAG AATGCGACCCCCTCGGAGTTGACCTGCAGTTCACGTACGTCCCCACCTACCCTGATGCCCCTCCTGACATGGAGGTGTTGTCACCACAGAACCTTACAGAGGAGGACGTCAGCACTATACAGGAGCTGCtacaacaacag GCTGAGGAGAACCTGGGCATGGTGATGGTGTTCACCCTGGTGTCAGCTGTGCAGGAGAGACTGAGTGAACTGgtggaggagaagaagaaacaggcAGAAGAAGAGAGGGAAAGAAAACAGagagaagaagaggagaaagaaaag AAAAGATTTGAGGGTACCCGAGTTAATATAGAAACCTTTCTGGCGTGGAAAGCCAGGTTTGACCAAGAAATGGCTGAAAAGAAGAAGTCTAAAAAAGATGAAGACAACAGTAAAAAGTTATCAG GAAAACAACTATTTGAAAGAGATACATCTCTGAACGACTCAGATGCAAGATTTTTGGACAATGAAG GTGATGAGAGTGTGGAGGTCGACGAGTCTCTATTCCAAGACATGGCCGATCTTGATCTTGATGAGGACCTTGACCTTGAAGACTGA
- the LOC118422872 gene encoding uncharacterized protein LOC118422872 gives MVTCVVCRKAVRRRQEALQCDCEKWQHRACQTGISRESYRRMNRGEANEELAAWRCNDCSQLQPEDDDMYSQSESEDEEDVNGLSDFSHGTVSDVEDVQELPQRHPDDVTFDEDPYVNDNPATTFTLIPASTQRGKGKLISSDGYTYTFKRDTQTSVHWRCAVRNKTTDCPATVIQKGDVFEPGLPDHIHPANQDAELRARITVDIRTKAPQQIFEPASNLVDEVIVANADNPGLPSHAALIRQVNRAKSKLRPDEPQDLDFELDIGHIPEDFLVEDIEVTSPRTGAKNRHILLATPYQIERLAEAKRWYVDSTFKVVRAPFYQLFSVHAFIRRGEDVKQVPLAFAFMSGKRRKDYEAVLQELRNALPDEIELEECVMDFEVAAWQAFALVFPDVRFKGCVFHWCQAVWKKVQEHGLQTAYRRNQRVHAWVRQLMALPFLPAASIPAALEELTRKSAGELTSLAEYVRQTWLNSTIFTPRRWSVYMQSVRTNNDLEGWHRRLNMKARKAKLPFYLLVDLLHRESLIVKAQVRMVCEGRLRSHQRQKYKNLQGKIFTAWERFDDDFYTARELLEVCARIYGPTIRHIRLTSDDRQ, from the exons ATGGTTACTTGTGTAGTATGCAGGAAAGCGGTTCGTCGGAGACAGGAGGCACTACAATGTGATTGCGAGAAGTGGCAGCATCGTGCTTGTCAGACAG GTATCTCCAGAGAGAGCTACCGACGCATGAATCGAGGGGAGGCCAATGAAGAGCTGGCGGCTTGGAGGTGCAACGACTGTTCTCAGCTTCAGCCCGAAGATGACGACATGTACAGTCAGTCTGAGTCCGAAGATGAAGAGGACGTAAACGGTCTGTCAGACTTCAGTCACGGAACTGTGTCTGATGTCGAAGACGTTCAGGAGCTACCACAGCGGCATCCTGACGACGTGACATTCGACGAAGACCCGTACGTCAACGACAACCCGGCTACTACCTTCACCTTGATCCCCGCATCCACGCAAAGGGGCAAGGGCAAGCTGATTAGCAGTGATGGGTATACCTACACGTTCAAGAGGGATACCCAGACCAGCGTGCACTGGCGATGCGCCGTGAGAAACAAAACCACCGACTGTCCTGCAACCGTGATACAGAAAGGAGATGTGTTCGAACCGGGCCTGCCGGATCACATACATCCAGCCAATCAGGACGCAGAACTCCGTGCTAGAATCACTGTAGACATCAGAACGAAGGCCCCACAACAGATCTTCGAACCGGCATCGAACCTCGTGGACGAGGTGATTGTAGCCAACGCAGACAACCCAGGTCTACCGAGCCATGCAGCCCTCATCCGACAAGTCAATCGGGCCAAGTCCAAGCTTCGACCGGACGAACCTCAAGATTTGGACTTCGAACTCGACATCGGGCACATCCCAGAGGACTTCCTGGTTGAGGACATCGAGGTGACGTCACCGAGAACGGGAGCTAAGAACAGGCACATCCTCCTCGCTACCCCGTACCAGATTGAGCGCCTCGCAGAAGCCAAACGTTGGTATGTGGACTCTACGTTTAAGGTTGTACGTGCTCCTTTCTATCAGTTATTCTCAGTGCACGCGTTCATCAGGCGCGGAGAAGACGTCAAACAAGTACCCCTCGCCTTCGCCTTCATGTCCGGCAAGCGCAGGAAGGACTACGAAGCCGTACTCCAGGAACTGCGAAACGCACTGCCGGATGAGATCGAACTAGAGGAGTGCGTGATGGACTTTGAGGTAGCAGCATGGCAGGCGTTTGCACTTGTGTTTCCTGATGTACGGTTCAAGGGGTGTGTGTTTCACTGGTGTCAGGCGGTATGGAAGAAAGTGCAGGAGCATGGGCTGCAGACGGCGTACCGGAGAAACCAGCGCGTCCATGCCTGGGTTAGACAACTCATGGCACTCCCCTTCTTGCCAGCCGCCAGCATTCCCGCAGCACTGGAAGAACTGACGAGGAAATCAGCAGGAGAGCTGACCAGCCTGGCTGAATACGTGAGGCAGACCTGGCTCAACAGTACCATCTTCACTCCACGTCGCTGGAGCGTCTACATGCAGTCTGTGCGAACGAACAACGATCTAGAAGGGTGGCATAGAAGGCTCAACATGAAGGCAAGGAAGGCCAAGCTACCCTTCTATCTGCTGGTGGACCTGCTGCACAGGGAGAGCCTCATCGTGAAAGCCCAGGTCCGCATGGTGTGCGAGGGGCGCCTCCGCAGTCATCAGAGGCAGAAATACAAGAATCTCCAGGGCAAGATCTTCACAGCATGGGAGCGGTTCGACGACGACTTCTACACGGCAAGGGAGCTGCTCGAGGTGTGTGCCCGAATCTATGGCCCGACCATCCGCCACATCCGCCTGACCTCCGACGACCGTCAGTAA
- the LOC118422889 gene encoding trafficking protein particle complex subunit 3-like, with protein MSRQAGRGTEAKKVSAELFTLTYGALVAQLIKDYESDEEVNKQLDKMGYNIGVRLIEDFLARSSVGRCHDFRETADVIAKVGFKMFLGITPTVANWSPAGDEFSLIVDNNPLTEFVELPDGHQNLNYSNLLSGVLRGSLEMVQMEVDVTFLQDALKGDNTTEIRLKFIRRLEDALPAGEE; from the exons ATGTCTCGTCAAGCAGGACGGGGAACGGAAGCCAAGAAAGTG AGTGCAGAGTTGTTTACCcttacctatggggccttggtGGCACAGCTCATTAAGGACTACGAGAGCGATGAAGAAGTCAACAAACAGCTCGACAAGAT GGGTTACAACATTGGAGTGAGGCTGATAGAAGACTTCCTGGCCCGCTCCTCTGTTGGTAGATGTCATGACTTCAGGGAAACAGCTGACGTGATTGCAAag GTTGGGTTTAAGATGTTCCTGGGCATCACCCCGACCGTTGCCAACTGGAGTCCTGCAGGAGACGAGTTCTCACTGAtcgtggataacaacccactgacGGAGTTTGTGGAGCTGCCGGACGGACATCAGAACCTGAACTACTCCAACCTACTGAGTGGGGTCCTCAGGGGATCTCTAGAGATG GTGCAAATGGAAGTAGATGTGACATTCCTCCAAGACGCCTTGAAGGGAGACAACACCACAGAAATCCGTCTTAAGTTCATCCGGAGATTAGAAGACGCCCTGCCTGCAGGAGAGGAGTAG